The Scyliorhinus torazame isolate Kashiwa2021f chromosome 17, sScyTor2.1, whole genome shotgun sequence genome includes a window with the following:
- the LOC140393564 gene encoding uncharacterized protein has product MDTVNTPQPLQVAGNLGVNRKLFKQRFQLFLEANKKESASDTRKIAILLTTAGQHAIHVYNSLVFAEGEDKTKYKTVLLKLDQHFNVDVNECFERYLFQQRLQGKDEPFQSFLTHLRILAQSCGYDTTSDSMIRDQIVFGVTSGTLRQQLLKIKGLTLASAVCVLHENATSRYTQFQAAESTQQGSYAAGLARQAPYEAKRGQAIEFLPACGPDEGGHFARFSRPPALVCAKNYGNTEGRDAQARSTQDRTTHAQWRIERHDDTTPRQLWSCTFKAAMSRKNPTMPPLWQGGPLRCLLSSSSTCQCSPTPTISQGRADHSASLLRIVPRRCPDQ; this is encoded by the coding sequence atggacaccgtcaacacaccgcagccgctgcaagtcgctggaaacctcggcgttaatcggaagctgttcaaacagcgcttccagctctttctggaagccaacaaaaaggaaagcgcctcggacaccagaaagatcgccatcctcctcaccacggcaggtcaacacgctatccatgtctacaattccctggtgttcgcggaaggcgaggacaagaccaaatacaagacggtccttctcaagctcgaccaacacttcaacgttgacgtCAACGagtgcttcgagaggtatctcttccagcagcgcctgcaaggtaaggatgagccctttcagtcattccttacgcatctccgcatcctcgcgcagtcctgcggttacgacaccacctccgattccatgattcgggaccagatcgtttttggggtcacctcgggcaccctacgccagcagctcttaaaaataaaaggcctcaccttagcctccgcagtctgtgtcctgcacgaaaacgcgaccagccgttatacccaatttcaggcggccgaatcgacgcagcaggggtcctacgcggccggattggcgaggcaggcgccctacgaggccaaacggggccaggcgatcgagttcctcccggcctgtggCCCAGACGAGGGTggacattttgcgcgcttttcgaggcctcccgcgcttgtgtgcgccaaaaactacggcaacactgagggacgtgatgcgcaggcgcgctcgacgcaagaccgaaccacgcatgcgcagtggcgcatcgAACGCCATGACGACACGACgccgcggcaactgtggagctgcacatttaaagcggcaatgtcccgcaagaacccgacaatgcctccgctgtggcaaggtgggcctttacgctgcttgctgtcgagcagctcaacctgtcaatgttccccaactccgacaatctcgcagggacgtgcggaccattcagcctccttattacgaatcgtgcccagacgatgtccagaccagtga